The genomic interval tttaaaagatacaTATAGCAGTAACCTAGCATAAATAAGTATATATGTTATATGAATCAACAAGCAAAGCTGCCTGccgctttttttttttatttttttttatggttcaTAAGTAAGAGTAGGTACTGAATTATGGACATTGGTTTTCTCTGATCTTACTCTTCTATTTCACCTTCTTATTTTCAACCACAAGAACATAATCAGGATCCATTGACTGCCCTAGACATTTGTCAATTCTGTGGTTTTGATGAACTTTACAGTGAAATTTTGGAGTAAGATCCTAGCTTACTGTCGcatcttttccctttttacaCCTTAAGCATGTAAATGCCATACGAATTaagttctctctctctctctcctttttccTTGTTTAGTTTCAAAACAAGATGACTACTACTATCATGTGACTCATCCACACATTATTATTTGCTATTAATCTGACAGGAGTTGAGACTTTGGTAGATTGTTATGCATTCTGTGATCCCACTAAGAAAATTATTCCTTTAATTCTCAGCCTCAAATGTGACCGTCAAAAGTTCACATTCATGATTTAACAGTTAAGATaacaaatttaattagaaatcCAATCTATAGGTAAGCCTTCACATTCCCTTGCCTATGCTTTTGCTACAAAAATGTCTTTTTAACTTCTTTATCACACTTAAATCTTTAGAATAAAAACACAgctagtcttttttttttatgtaaataaccaaaaaaaaatgtccTAAAATTAAAGTTGGGCAAATCTTCTTCCATCAGGAAAAACATTTAGATAACCAGAGCTATGCAGACACCTAATTTGACTGTGGTATACCCTTGATTGAGAAAAGGAGGATAACCCTAAATGCCAAGGAACCAAACAACTCCAGGACATTGACACACGACCACATGACAACATCCAACATTGATGGTTATCTTGCGAAAGTTGCAGCCTAGCTAGCCATATGCATGAACTCTCtacaaaaatgttttaattgtgTCCTTGAGGCTTGAAGGTTGCAGCCGATAATATCCACTTGGACCACTCTTTTATAATACATTGGTTGAAGCACTGCGGTCCAATCAAAGGAACTAGCAATTATGAAATTATGCTTGACATTTCACCGAACCATTTTAagagtatatttttttatatggaCATGatgtatttaaaattatttttgaaataattttcataaagaTCGAatcttgattaaaaaaaagaattcatttttttttactaattaaattaaccCGTTTGAGTGAGTGTTATATTATAAGATGATTTGGAAAGCTATTCGAGCTGAAATTTGGCTTTGCCTAGACAAAAactagtaataataataatggatAAGATTTTGGAATTGGGTGGTTAGTTTCAGCTTGATTGGTCACAAAAGTCAAGCAAGCAGAGGTAGAGCCTCCTTAAGTGAGGTGGGGGccatgaattttttaaaattttttatattatctaaaatttttaaatttttttataaattcacttaataatccttttaaaatatttttttaataattaatataaataaaaaataacaaaatgattttatatgcttgattcaattttaaagtttttttattttttaaatttatatttttgtttttattttttattctatttattcGTATGTTTTAAATCTTtatagattttcttttataaatttttacgaaccattaatcattttttttattttttattgtatcaTTTGTGAGTTTTGTCTTTTACTTgtcatattcttcttttttctattatgtggattttattttttatgattttaatatttaaaaattaattaattattatataattctcaaatataaattgtAGTGTTGCACTATTACTTAGAATTNTATAAGTTGTAGTGTTGCACTGTTACTTAGAATTTCATCAATATatcaatttttattcaaaaaaactAATACGTTctgatatatatgttgcaaaCTTTAAGTAAtaaggatatatatataaattgacagaatgaaataattgtatttctttatataagtttatttattatatatatttttaatgactctcaaaataattaattttattcttcaaactatttgataaaattagagtCATTATGGTCAGCAAATTGCTAGTTAAGCATAGCAAATAAATTCTAACTTAATATGTTAAGcctatcaaattttaaaaaaaattaaaagtgaaTCTATTAATTCAAGCccaataagttttaatataaatttaagcatatcataacatattatatcttaacaattcaacataataacttatcataaaatattatatctcaATAGTTCATCACAATAACCAAATTTgttaattaacaatttaagaggtaaatagaaaataaaaggtgAGCTTCCTCATAAAGCTACCCATTTTGTGTAGAACACAGATGGTAAAGAGACaattcatttgaatttaaaaaactgTTTTCTCTTCCACTCGTGCACACAGAGAGTGTGAGAGATTTATTCTATAGTTCTATTTgtcatataatatatatatatatatattatatatatatatatatatatgatatcaCCATTACTGTTAatgtgtatttttttatatatttaatatcttttgaattttatttaatttttgaaataaataaaaattaaattatatataaaattaatatttagtgTCTTATCTATTTAACcctctttttaaaaatactcTAATTACGTCCTGCAAGCAAGCTTCGCTTGTTTCATGTTTTCTACTGCTAGGTGTGTTTGCCCAAAGAGACCTGGCACAGGAAAATATCTTAACCAGTGGTCTAATCAAATTGGGCTggtataattatatttcatttattttgatttgtcaCCTTAATGACAAAATATGTGGAAGGGGATGTTTTCCATACAAGACATATATTTCCAATTTCTAATTATATTACCTTTTCTAGAGTTTTAAGGAAATTTCTTATATTACTTAGATAAGAAaagtttttaatataaatttcaatgtaTATATTCTTCAATTCCGAAAATATAACAGCTAacaccaaaaaaaatcaataatgcaTATATTGTAATTTACAATGCATTTGctattaaaatcaaacaaatcaatGCTCAGCTTGAGCTTCAAGTGATCAATTGTtaacaaatatcaaaattaagccaaGCTTGAACATAGAAATAATTAGCTTGGTTTGATTCATTTACAACCCTAGTTAAAAAATGATGTACTGAAgtttatagaaaaaaaaagaatgacaTCATATATTGTAAATTGAAATCGAATAGATGTTTTCTTATTAGGAATGTTTCAATATGTTTCTATTCTAATTTAGGAAATTGAATACCAAATTTCACTTTTATGTCAAGTATAGATTTCATATGATTTCACCCCTTCCAAGTTAATgaatttattaagtttttctatttttactCGATATGATTTGATCTTTCAAACTTTCCCTACTATAAACCATGAAAATATTCTCTATTTATTGATCATAATATAGTGTTAATGTAATTGCTTCTATGTGGGTTAACATGGACAATGAAACTGGCAATGTCGAAGAAACATCATTTTCTGCTCTTCAAGTTAACGAGTTATTTTTGCGTAAAATTCTTACAGGGAACAATTCTTCCATGGATCAATCGGTAACTATTCCTTACCGGCGGAGCGTCGGCACGGTTCCTTTCCAGTGGGAGTCACGGCCAGGAACCCCTAGACATCATCTTGTACCGAGGAAAGAGATTGTCCCTCCGGTTACGCCACCACCGGCTTCGTCGACATGGAACAGCCAAGAGTTTGATAAGCATTGCATCAACATGTCAAGAGAAACAAGAGCTGGCTTTTggaagaaatccaagaaaaatTATCAAGGTAAAAAAAAGGCTAAAGGAAACATTGATGAGTTTGGTTGTTATATGACTTCATCTAGTACAAATTCAAGATCTTCATCATCAACTTCTTCCGAACGGACTTCATCAAGATTACGTAGTTTGGCCAAGGTATTGGTTAAATGGGCTAATATCtaatctttgtttttttcatctttttatgCCTTCGGCTACTCGATGGACCAAACCTTTTAGTTCTGGatctatattttatttcagGGCAAGATTTGATGTTATATTATAAGGTGTTAAGGGTAGATTTTCCTGTTCTTTCTCGAGAAAGTTCAAGAGGAAGAGACAATGCAAGTCATCATCGCTGTTCAACATGATtccattttatatatatatatataaaaatttgttatCAAGGGAAGTTTCGAGGACTGAGCTGGCATTTCACTTTGTAAATTTGACTTGACAGACCCAAATGGTCATGAATGAAACTAACTAATCAAAGTGGGGTCAATATATTTTGCACAATGCCAAAAAATTGTGGCGAAGGCAAATTGACATTGATGTTCCTCCTTCAAATAGATCATATTGCGTTGAAATCTCAGTTGAATGGGAAGAAGAAAACATTCTTGCTTGTGTGGATTGTTGTTTCCTTGCCTATCCTGTCAACATTTGTTTCCTGCTTTCCTTTACATGTTGACAAAAGATTTTGGAGCTTTGCACCGTGGTTCCATCTTAACCTGGAGCTATTCTTTCACCATGTTTCTTTCAAAGGTTTCTAATAGCAAGACCCAGAGATACGTGGAAGGTAGTGAATTATGGACAAGAGCTCTATTGGGGAGTATGATCTTGCAGGGGCTAGTTCTAGTCTAGGCTTAAGaaatcaaatgaaatcaaatcaaatattttatcaaagttTGAGTCTCAAATGTATAATTAACCCCTTTTCctattttttggatttttttttccctttctgaTGCAAGTGGAAAATGCTATGGCCCATCCTTGACTCCTAGCCTTTTGCTTTTTCCTAACTATTTGAACTCATAAGATCAAGTAACTTTGCCTAGGAGTGCTATGTTTGATTAATTGGCTAGTTAACAGGTAGGTAATGAACTTTAGTTTCTTTGGGGCGTCCCCTAAAGAAATAATTGTTAACTGATAGGTAAATTCATCAGACTAAAGCTACTTTATCTAGCTTTCAATGGCAGCACCTTCAACACCGGTAAATATAATCGTACAAAAGTACAATCATTGGCCCCGTTTTACTCCaacaaaataattgaaaaatgttgGAATGAGGTCATGTACCGGAAGATTGAATTGAATTGCATTCGAAGggataaaatttaagattcCAATCTTCTCTCTGCTTTGAACTTCTTCGTATGTAAAAAAAGAGTTCCATTTTGGATGCCTATTTTCTGCTTGTATACGGGGTTTATATCTTCTGATGTAGATGACAGCCGTAAAAACTAACAACACCCATCAAAACTTAAGCTTCACCACCTGATTCTACTGCCATATTTTCGACCAAAAAGTCCTGCAAAATTTCAAGCATCAACTATGTTTTTCCTCCTGAATTTTCTGCAAACCATAGTTTCTGTCAGATCGAGTGCAAGTTAGGACTAGCTAACGTATCTGTTGGAGAATATTGACTGTACATATTCTAGATTCCcgatgatggttttgaaagaattgTGATTTCATTGCTGCGTTGAAAACAGAATAACGTGTACATACCATTCATTGAAAATCCAATCAGTAAATTAGTGGTTACTATAAACAGGAAggatatataaaaaaaattgattgcaTCGCGACATCTAAACAGTTACATAGTTTTCGAGTGACTGGCATGAACAGACTAGGTTACTGTGTGAAGTTGGATTGGTCCAACTACTTGAATCAGCCTTAAAGAGATAGAAGTCAAGTAGATCAGAAAAAGCCCTCCTCCCAGGACCCCATCAAGCCTCATATCTCTCATTGGCAGAACCAAAAGTGCCCATAGCAAGGCAGCAACTTGAAAACCCAATGTTTCCAGGAGGTAAGGATCTTTAGGGATCTGCACTGGTGAAGGGTATCCAAACCAGGCAGAGCCGATCATAGACATGCCCAATCCAAACAGTATGTTGAAGATAGGGCCAGCATAACAGCCTGATATAGCCACTTGTGCCCCTTTGGGACCACCATTCAATGCCATCGTCAAGTTGGTGATTAGATCTCCAAGGGAGTTGCCCCAAGCAAGGACGGTCAACCCAAGGATAGAATGACTGATTCCAGTTAAGTACCCAATTGAAATCAATAAGCCAACCAATTCTTGAGCTATGATGTAACTCCAGATCACACTCATTATGAACCCTCCAGCTAACCATGGGAACAAGCATTTCTTTGGTGGGCTGGAATTTTCAGTTGTCAAATATGCAAGAACCCCAAAAGTGATTCCAAACAGGAACCCAATTCCGTAGACCAGCAGGCTTGTATTAAAGCTGAGATTGTCATCTTGAAGGTCCCAAAGTACAGATATGAGAATTGGTGCCAATGCCACTGAAACAACTGCTACTGGCTTAGACCATCTCTCTTCACAGGCAATAGGAATTGTCAATCTCCTAGGTAAATCAAGGGGCATCTGAAGGATAAATAGCAACATACTACAAGGAGCTAATAGTCTTAAACAAAAGCAACGTTTCTTGAATCCTACCCCATTATTATCTTCCAGATTCCCTTCCTCTAAACAATCAAGCTCTACTTTCTCAATCCCAGTCAAAAGCGGTATGCTCAAGCCACTATTATAACTTGAATCGGAATCTATGTTTTCCATGCCACCAGAATTCCAAAAAATATACATGATGTAAACAATGATAACATATAGAATAtacattgaagaaaaagtcatTGCTCCCCAAAGATTGATTTTCCCATAAACCAATATCAAACTTAAGGATGCAAGAACCAAGAGGATGTAGCAAACATCTCTTACAAAGGCAGGTTTGTTAACCTGAACTCGTTTCCTGTGCGTTAAAGTGCTTATTGCTCCGACTACAACACAAGTTACAAAGAAAGCACCACCCAGCACCGTATTTAGGCCAACATCCTCTGTTCCACTATCCATGAAGGAGGCTATGCTGGAAAACACATCCGGGGCACCATTGCCAAGAGACAAGAGTGTAACACCAGCAAGTGTAGGGGACAATTTTAACAGGCTTGATAAGCTTTCAAGAGAATAACAAAAGTATTCTGAGGCGGTGTTTCCCAAGAGATAAAACAACACAAGGAGCCAAAGGACTAGAAGGCAATGGCCCAACAAGGGAAATCTTCCAAAATTGCAATAAAAAAGGTAAAGATAATCAACATAGCCTTGAGAGACACATGGGTTATTGGACTTAAGGTAAGAGCACTTGGCTTTGTAATCATCTAACTTCTCCAGTAACTTGCAATCTTGCTGATTATCGCCGATGGAATTATAACCGCTTAGAACAAGATTTCCTGAAGACCTGAAACATATCATCAAGAAAACACATGccaccaagagaaatgaaatgTTCAAGAAAATGATGTACCTCTTGCTCTTGTGTTCAGATATAGAAACCAAAGTACCCATCACACAAATTCAAaccaaaaacttcttccaggcacaaaaaaaaaaaaagatagtaCTAAATCATGAATAAAGCAAACTTGGACTGTGGCAATCACAGGCCATAAGGCTGAGCCAGGATCAAACTCTTTTCTTCTATGAGCTAACCTTGGAAGACAGAAGTAAAAGCAAGACAGGAGCTAACCTTTGCATGTGCTGTAAAAGTAGTTCTCTCAGGACTATTTCCTGGTTTTCAGTTGGTGCAGGGTAACCATAGTTTGGAGAGATCAACAATGTGGGAGAAAATTTAGTCTTATAGGAGGTGGATGGTGACTTGGCTAAGGGTGCATAATTGATCAGATTTGTCTCATAGTTCCACCAATACCATCCAGAGGAAAAGACCGGATACAGGGCTAAAGCAAATGATACACGTGGCAGTCGGTTTAAGACTTTTGTGTCCCCTATCCATTGATTGATGatggttgaaaaaaaattaatgtatatttttccAAAGCAAATGTGGAAAAAAAGTCGAAAGAGACTGAAATGTAGGACCGTCTTTCATAATGTTGGGATTGGGCACATTTCCCTATGAAAAGCAGAACACATGTGAATTTGAGAAACGAGGTACACGGTTAATACATGGACTTGAAAaagatataataagaaaaaagattggttCAATTAAAAAGCACAAAcctttttacaaaaaataaaaaagggttaCAGTTACGTATTGAGAGTCGGCAATCGTAGCAGTGGAACAAGGAGCACCGCAAATGTCAGCTTCTCTGTGGAAGAAAGTGTGAAAGAAGCCAAGAAATCATTATTAGCTGAAGTGGAAGGCCATGGGGGGAGGTGGGGTTTGGCCCTTAACATAAAAGATTCTCTTGTCTATTCGCCCACTTGTCTTCGGTGTATAGCAGTATCAATGCtatcaaccaagaaaacaAAGGCCATTGTATTGTACTATATAGCTTCTCACCTTATCCTAAAGCCTTTAAAGTTGAAACcatgaaattgaaatattacATCAAAACGATGGTGATGGTGAATTGTTGGTAAGATTACTAAatcatataatataatataacaTAACAACataatgatgatatatatatatatatatatattgatatgtTCAAAGGATACCCATTACCTTAAAAAAAGTCGAAACTCTTGTTGCACAGTACAGGCTTGGGAACAAAAATAAGAAGGTTGTAGCAACAAAACAAGAGGACTTCTTAGTGATTAAGAAAGGAATAATATTGTTTCTAATTGAGTGATTTTATTTGGGATTATTGTCTTCTATGAAAGACATAAGAATTGCTTTGCTTCTTCGCCGCTCCATAATCCAAACTTTACTAAAGCTTTTGCCTTTGATTTGACTTTTTTGTATACATGACGTTTTCAATATGTTATTTCCTTAGCCATCAATCATCAAACTTTATCCTAAATTGGGGTCTACACCCCCACTCGTATATCTATAAAGTTTGAACCAAAAAGTTTTAGGTTAGATGCTCAAATTAAGATTAAAAGtttgaacattttttttattaagggTTAAATACTTTAattgtaataattaaatattaaatattttttattttttataattaaggaTTAAGATATGAAGTGTCTAGCCCGTGTGTAGGACATGTATATGActtcaatttaataaaaatcatattacaattgaaatttttgatcttaaagtgacaaaattataaaaatttttactttaaattgaACATTTAGTCAAAGCTTTAACCCCAAACTTACTCTATAAGAGAAGATAACAAGTGTGAATATCATGTTTGACTTCAATttccccaaaaaaaaaaagtaattcaCCTGTAActtgaaaataaatgaattatgTTACATTGTTCAACCTTTTTCAATTCTAGATGAGTCCGACTCTCTTGTTACTTTATACATGTATACCACAAGTGAgccattttaaaatatttgttatttttaatttattttcgaaattcatatataataattattaagatattataaaattatataaattataccaaaaagaagaatatgtTTCGCAATATATCACAATCAAATTAAAGGTCGTGCCAAGAGCATTACAATGTGAAGTAAATTTTGGGCCCAAGAGggatgcatatatatatatttacctgTGAAAAAGCTAAAATACTACTTTCCTAACTATATAATATCCATTTTTCCTACCTCTCATCCTATTGCTtttctacattttttttttttttaacttttgacTTGTATAGGCTCATGATAATTCAACAAGTCATTGGATTTCCCATTTGGGCCTAAAGGCCAAGCTCAGCCCACTTCTGATAGTCTTTTGGGCCATGCCCCATTATCATAAGGCTTACAATTGGAATGGTCCGATAACCCGATTTCCTTTCCCACCAAACATCGTTAACAACGAGAGGTACACGATAAAACAGGCACTAAAAGTAAcctccaaaaataaaaagaaaagaaaaattcgcCAATTCTTCGATTACTTCGAAGCTTCCTCTTATTGATTTCGAATTTacttcaaaacccttttcTCCAATTCCCAGGTTTTAATCGAAGGAACTCGCTTTTTGTTGtgttcttttaattttgaattttgggaTGTAATGGAGTCTGCCATGAAAATTTCGTCGTCAATTATATTTCCTATAAATTCAACACCAAAATcgaataattataacaaaatttcGTATGGGTTCCGATACAACGGGAGCAACTCCATCTTTAAAATCTGCGCCGTTTATTCCAATGGctctgtttcttcttctgctTCTTATGGGGTTAGTtccatttctttccttttccttttttttttcttataaatcttatgtatatttataattaaactCTGATGGCTCTCTAAATTTTGTTAACTGTTAATTTatagaatgaaaaaggaaggttttttattattttaagttcGATAAATTTGTGTTCGTTCAATTACAGTTTGATATTTCCTTTTggaaaaatgataatatatgTAAATTTGTTTGTATTTTTCCTTGTTGGATTTCTTGTGATTTGATTTAATCCAACTTGTTAATATGTTGAACTTCAAATTCATCCATTTTTATACATTGAGCTGTAAGAAATGTAATTGttccaaaaagaagaaaaataattgctctaaaaaatgtaatttgtGCTCTTCCATTCGATCGTCATTAACCTTAGATAATACTTATTGTGGCGAATTTTAGTCTAATTATCATGTTTGCCAGCCAAAAGTACATAAACTTAGGTACAGTTTGGATCTTGCTTTTGCTACTTGCTTGCCACTTGTGTCCAGAGTAAACAGTAGAAAGTGCAATTTCAATACAAAAGCAAACAATATTTTAAACAGTTAGGAATTTCGAGAACAAAATGCATGATTTTACTTTTGTAAAGAACAAGTATGATAGAATTggtgttaaattttatttttttctgtcATTTATAATCAATTGTGGATTTGCTTTCTACCATTGCTGCTGCAATTTAGAAACTAtttatgaaaaacaaaatggaaatagCGAAAAGCAAGTAGCAAATGTGACAATACGACAAAGCCTTAAAAGTCTGGAAagctttgttaatttttttttttatcactgTGCTTCTTCT from Theobroma cacao cultivar B97-61/B2 chromosome 5, Criollo_cocoa_genome_V2, whole genome shotgun sequence carries:
- the LOC108662014 gene encoding uncharacterized protein LOC108662014, yielding MDNETGNVEETSFSALQVNELFLRKILTGNNSSMDQSVTIPYRRSVGTVPFQWESRPGTPRHHLVPRKEIVPPVTPPPASSTWNSQEFDKHCINMSRETRAGFWKKSKKNYQGKKKAKGNIDEFGCYMTSSSTNSRSSSSTSSERTSSRLRSLAKVLVKWANI
- the LOC18599786 gene encoding cation/calcium exchanger 2, yielding MQRSSGNLVLSGYNSIGDNQQDCKLLEKLDDYKAKCSYLKSNNPCVSQGYVDYLYLFYCNFGRFPLLGHCLLVLWLLVLFYLLGNTASEYFCYSLESLSSLLKLSPTLAGVTLLSLGNGAPDVFSSIASFMDSGTEDVGLNTVLGGAFFVTCVVVGAISTLTHRKRVQVNKPAFVRDVCYILLVLASLSLILVYGKINLWGAMTFSSMYILYVIIVYIMYIFWNSGGMENIDSDSSYNSGLSIPLLTGIEKVELDCLEEGNLEDNNGVGFKKRCFCLRLLAPCSMLLFILQMPLDLPRRLTIPIACEERWSKPVAVVSVALAPILISVLWDLQDDNLSFNTSLLVYGIGFLFGITFGVLAYLTTENSSPPKKCLFPWLAGGFIMSVIWSYIIAQELVGLLISIGYLTGISHSILGLTVLAWGNSLGDLITNLTMALNGGPKGAQVAISGCYAGPIFNILFGLGMSMIGSAWFGYPSPVQIPKDPYLLETLGFQVAALLWALLVLPMRDMRLDGVLGGGLFLIYLTSISLRLIQVVGPIQLHTVT